One Salvia splendens isolate huo1 chromosome 22, SspV2, whole genome shotgun sequence DNA segment encodes these proteins:
- the LOC121786722 gene encoding uncharacterized protein LOC121786722, producing MAKYCHKASPLTARASGRCSPTWKRLLKARAQAQPHIRWVVGEGKILFWDDLWLGEVPLRELSLDDRGGPLVHVADYIIDGSWNEAKLRILQAQACLAQHIVREILDTPIISEGPDVPRWRLSHNGEFSLATTWETFRTERPIVQGLDDIWKAGLRSSIAIFVWRLLSNRIPVDTKLQWRRMELASKCQCCPHRPGIKSLQHLFIQGDGERGVWREFDSWFEGSSPPLRINGTIKERLEVWARRIQQPGKEHLSRVMPYLILWFIWAERNRSRHQSAQFKPFNVVWQVQVFIRNSMANGIYKMKHWKGVRLKITIPSHAEPRRTRPLALAIKWYPPDDPWIKLNTDGAYMEASDKAGGRRNYPRSQGQNAYSICLPACGSLGP from the coding sequence ATGGCTAAATATTGCCATAAGGCGTCCCCACTCACAGCTAGAGCCTCGGGGAGGTGTAGCCCTACCTGGAAGAGGCTTTTGAAGGCTCGGGCGCAGGCACAACCGCACATTCGATGGGTGGTGGGAGAAGGAAAGATTTTATTTTGGGATGATTTATGGCTTGGAGAGGTTCCTTTGAGGGAACTTAGTCTCGATGATAGGGGAGGCCCTCTTGTTCATGTTGCTGACTACATTATAGATGGATCTTGGAATGAAGCCAAGCTGCGGATTCTCCAAGCGCAAGCCTGCCTTGCACAACACATCGTCCGGGAGATTCTTGACACGCCAATCATTTCGGAGGGGCCGGATGTTCCGAGATGGAGGTTATCACATAATGGGGAGTTCTCGCTAGCTACAACATGGGAGACCTTTCGAACCGAAAGGCCGATCGTCCAGGGCCTCGATGACATTTGGAAAGCGGGTCTCAGGTCCTCTATTGCTATCTTTGTATGGAGACTCCTGTCCAACCGCATCCCGGTGGATACAAAGCTGCAGTGGAGAAGAATGGAATTGGCgtccaaatgccaatgctgcccacatAGACCGGGGATCAAATCcctccaacatctcttcatacAAGGGGATGGAGAACGCGGGGTAtggagggagtttgactcctGGTTTGAGGGATCTTCACCACCCCTCCGGATCAATGGCACTATCAAAGAAAGGCTTGAAGTCTGGGCACGGAGAATCCAGCAACCCGGCAAGGAACACCTCAGTCGGGTCATGCCGTATCTTATATtatggttcatttgggcggaACGGAATAGGAGCCGCCATCAATCGGCGCAATTTAAGCCATTCAATGTGGTTTGGCAAGTACAAGTCTTCATCAGAAATAGTATGGCCAACGGAATCTACAAGATgaagcattggaaaggagtTCGCCTCAAAATCACTATCCCAAGCCATGCCGAGCCAAGGAGAACTAGGCCTCTCGCATTGGCAATCAAATGGTACCCGCCGGATGATCCCTGGATCAAGCTCAACACCGACGGTGCATACATGGAAGCGTCGGATAAAGCCGGGGGGAGGAGGAATTATCCGAGATCACAAGGGCAAAATGCTTACAGCATTTGCCTCCCCGCTTGCGGCTCACTCGGCCCTTGA